In Miniphocaeibacter halophilus, the following proteins share a genomic window:
- a CDS encoding chromate transporter, producing the protein MIFKLFLIFFKIGSFSIGGGYAIMPLIQEQVVNQQHWITEKTFTDIITISQMTPGPLVVNSSTFVGMQISGPIGAIVATFGSIIGGIIISIVLYNFFAKYKSSQYVFQVLNSLKASSLGLIMSAGFTMLLLAFFNNSDFRAISSIENIDVIAVLIAVISLFIIRKFKISPIIMMIITGFVGLLVYA; encoded by the coding sequence ATGATTTTTAAATTATTTCTAATTTTTTTCAAAATAGGTTCTTTTAGTATTGGCGGCGGCTATGCTATTATGCCTTTAATACAAGAACAGGTTGTAAATCAACAACATTGGATTACAGAAAAGACCTTTACAGATATTATTACTATTTCTCAAATGACACCAGGCCCTTTAGTTGTTAATAGTTCTACCTTTGTAGGAATGCAAATTTCAGGACCAATTGGTGCAATTGTAGCTACCTTCGGCTCAATTATAGGTGGAATTATTATTTCCATTGTTTTATATAATTTCTTTGCTAAATATAAGAGTTCACAATATGTTTTCCAAGTATTAAATAGCCTAAAAGCTTCATCTTTAGGATTAATAATGTCTGCCGGTTTTACTATGCTTTTACTAGCATTTTTTAACAACTCCGATTTTAGAGCTATTTCCTCTATTGAAAATATCGATGTTATAGCAGTATTAATTGCAGTAATTTCACTATTTATAATAAGAAAATTTAAAATAAGCCCTATAATTATGATGATTATAACCGGTTTTGTAGGCTTGCTTGTATATGCATAA
- a CDS encoding DUF1307 domain-containing protein, which yields MKKIKKVQLLILVFAVLMTLVACGSKGGKVVYVGEQNGAENIITIEYDGKENVQKIISETEGEYNGTEIEKQMVEAMKSEFEKIKGTKFNVDYKDKTMKATFTIDMPVFLKENEDSEYKALADKDGNVPLKTVKENYENAGYKERE from the coding sequence ATGAAAAAAATTAAAAAGGTACAACTACTTATTTTAGTATTTGCAGTCTTAATGACTCTAGTAGCCTGTGGTTCAAAAGGTGGTAAAGTTGTTTACGTAGGCGAACAAAATGGGGCAGAAAATATTATTACTATTGAATATGATGGAAAAGAAAATGTTCAAAAGATAATTTCAGAAACTGAAGGCGAATATAATGGTACTGAGATTGAAAAACAAATGGTAGAAGCCATGAAATCCGAATTTGAGAAAATTAAAGGCACTAAATTTAATGTAGACTATAAAGATAAAACGATGAAAGCGACCTTTACTATTGATATGCCGGTGTTTTTAAAGGAAAATGAAGATTCCGAATATAAGGCTTTAGCAGATAAAGATGGAAATGTCCCATTAAAAACAGTAAAAGAAAATTATGAAAATGCAGGATATAAAGAAAGAGAATAA
- a CDS encoding ABC transporter substrate-binding protein, protein MKNFRKKLSLLSLLLVFVIAVTACSNNGGNKPTSEIKETDKTKVTEETQKTDSSYSFKFAEKGKVIDSIGREVQLPEKITKIAVAGNPAQMMMFTIAPEMLVGWGSEPSESLKKYLPDDLVNLPVIGTFYGKNASMNYEEMIKAEPDVIIDVGEVKESMKEDLDGLQEQTNIPVIFVECMLENTADAYRTLGKLLDKEEGTNEQAEYIEKTLEDVKEKRETIKDKITVYYGRGDSGLQTNSEGSIHAEVINFIGAENVYKDDSKSSPSWEEVSMEQIAVWNPNIIMFLNDSIYDTVGNDPVWKDLQAIKDNKYYEAPGEPYDWLGSPPNANRIIGIKWLGNLVYPDIYKYDMVKETKEFYKLFYHSDLTDEQVKELLAKSTFK, encoded by the coding sequence ATGAAAAATTTTAGAAAAAAATTATCGTTATTATCGCTACTACTAGTGTTTGTTATTGCAGTAACAGCATGTAGTAATAATGGTGGAAATAAACCAACTAGTGAAATAAAGGAAACAGATAAAACAAAAGTCACAGAAGAAACCCAAAAAACAGATAGTTCATATTCTTTTAAATTTGCTGAAAAAGGTAAGGTAATAGACTCAATAGGTAGGGAGGTACAACTACCAGAGAAAATTACTAAAATTGCGGTAGCCGGTAATCCTGCTCAGATGATGATGTTTACAATAGCACCGGAAATGCTAGTTGGATGGGGAAGTGAACCATCAGAAAGCTTGAAGAAATATTTACCAGATGATTTAGTAAATTTACCTGTAATAGGAACCTTTTATGGTAAAAATGCCAGTATGAATTATGAAGAGATGATAAAGGCAGAGCCAGATGTAATAATTGATGTTGGTGAAGTTAAGGAATCTATGAAAGAGGATTTAGATGGCTTACAGGAGCAAACCAATATTCCAGTAATATTTGTAGAATGTATGTTAGAAAATACAGCAGATGCTTATAGAACCTTGGGGAAATTATTAGACAAAGAAGAAGGTACTAATGAACAAGCTGAATATATAGAAAAAACCTTAGAAGATGTAAAAGAAAAAAGAGAAACTATTAAGGATAAAATTACTGTCTACTACGGTAGAGGAGATTCCGGTTTACAAACTAACTCAGAAGGTAGTATTCATGCAGAGGTAATTAATTTTATTGGAGCTGAAAATGTTTATAAAGACGATTCTAAAAGTAGTCCAAGCTGGGAGGAAGTGTCAATGGAACAGATTGCTGTTTGGAATCCCAATATAATAATGTTTTTAAATGATAGTATTTATGATACAGTTGGAAATGATCCTGTTTGGAAGGATTTACAGGCTATTAAAGATAATAAATATTATGAAGCTCCAGGCGAACCATATGATTGGTTAGGTTCTCCACCAAATGCAAATAGGATTATAGGTATAAAGTGGTTAGGGAATTTAGTTTATCCAGATATTTATAAGTATGATATGGTAAAGGAAACAAAGGAATTTTATAAATTATTTTATCATTCAGATTTAACAGATGAACAGGTAAAAGAACTTTTAGCAAAGTCTACATTTAAATAG
- a CDS encoding DUF364 domain-containing protein: MTINIDSIEYSFNKSLIGKELKDVAKLIKSWNFRESSLGLAAVNTYYNTFKKAKENNVDFSNKDAFDVYREIVKGKDVSVIGHFPFLEKQIKDICNLYIIERNPRKGDYPDSACEYLLPKSDYVFITSSTIVNKTFPRLIELSQGKKVIMVGPSTPITPILFKYGISDLSGFIVENKDGVINTINSGRHREFFKYGNMVSLKNKE; the protein is encoded by the coding sequence ATGACCATTAATATTGACTCAATAGAATATAGCTTTAATAAATCATTAATTGGAAAAGAGTTAAAAGATGTAGCTAAACTTATTAAATCCTGGAATTTTAGAGAAAGTTCATTAGGGCTTGCAGCAGTAAATACATATTATAATACTTTTAAAAAGGCAAAAGAAAACAATGTTGATTTTAGTAATAAAGATGCTTTTGATGTATACAGGGAAATAGTAAAAGGAAAGGATGTTTCTGTAATAGGACATTTTCCATTTTTAGAAAAACAAATAAAGGATATTTGTAATTTATATATAATTGAAAGAAATCCAAGAAAAGGAGATTATCCTGATTCAGCGTGTGAGTATTTACTACCTAAATCCGATTATGTATTTATAACTTCATCAACTATTGTAAATAAAACATTCCCACGATTAATTGAACTTAGTCAAGGCAAGAAGGTAATAATGGTTGGACCGAGTACGCCAATAACACCAATATTATTTAAATATGGCATAAGTGATTTGTCAGGCTTTATTGTAGAAAATAAAGATGGAGTAATTAATACGATAAACTCAGGACGTCATAGAGAGTTTTTCAAATATGGGAACATGGTTAGTTTAAAAAATAAGGAGTAA
- a CDS encoding DUF4213 domain-containing proteins, giving the protein MRKFDFFDIYDELIENIPSNLIVRDYFIGRHWSWIKSDENLG; this is encoded by the coding sequence ATGAGAAAATTTGATTTTTTTGATATTTATGATGAATTAATAGAAAATATTCCTTCTAATTTAATTGTAAGGGATTATTTTATAGGTAGACATTGGAGTTGGATTAAAAGCGATGAAAATCTTGGTTGA
- a CDS encoding FmdE family protein, with amino-acid sequence MNNFYEDLKEASNYHGHLCSGQVLGVRMARLGLKLLEIDKPKNYKDLIVYIETDRCLADAIGTVTGCKIGKRTLKVKSFGKMAATFFDIRTKKSFRIYKKFNEYAKEGEDIVEFFNRFSDKDLFNIEEVKLNIKKEDLPGPPCKVAKCSICHEEILDGNEIIKGNRTICKACNGEQYYEKI; translated from the coding sequence GTGAATAATTTTTACGAAGATTTAAAAGAGGCTTCTAATTATCATGGTCATTTATGTTCTGGTCAAGTTCTAGGTGTAAGAATGGCACGTTTAGGACTTAAGCTATTGGAAATAGATAAGCCTAAAAACTATAAGGATCTAATTGTGTATATTGAAACCGACAGATGTTTAGCTGATGCAATTGGAACGGTAACAGGATGTAAGATAGGAAAAAGAACCTTAAAGGTCAAATCCTTTGGTAAAATGGCAGCAACTTTTTTTGATATTAGAACTAAGAAGTCCTTTAGGATTTATAAAAAATTTAATGAATATGCGAAAGAAGGAGAGGATATTGTAGAGTTTTTTAATAGATTTTCAGATAAAGACCTGTTTAATATTGAAGAAGTAAAGTTGAACATAAAAAAAGAAGACTTACCAGGACCTCCATGTAAAGTTGCAAAGTGTAGTATTTGTCATGAGGAAATATTAGACGGTAATGAAATAATAAAGGGAAATAGAACTATTTGTAAAGCATGTAATGGAGAACAATATTATGAGAAAATTTGA
- a CDS encoding methyltransferase domain-containing protein encodes MSFAWTEEKIKLYKRASEFTLFNKGLAKKLIEIIGKERTIYDIGCGLSYLAMSLSEYSKRIYCIDTSKEVLQKLNKIILEKNITNIKTINTDYKKLLSKKKFVDCIIASHFLDMHNNLEFLTSRCNTLVIIKNTGKRKGLYDFKKQKIEDVEIILQDRKIDYKKFIYNGEFGQPLKSLKEAKEYYNSYSSIKIDENNIKRKLINIDNKKYPYYLPKYKNIGIVVIGR; translated from the coding sequence ATGAGTTTTGCATGGACAGAAGAAAAAATAAAGCTTTATAAAAGAGCGTCGGAGTTTACTTTATTCAACAAAGGCTTGGCAAAAAAATTAATAGAAATAATAGGAAAAGAAAGAACCATTTACGATATTGGTTGTGGCTTATCATATTTAGCTATGAGTTTATCAGAATATTCTAAAAGAATATACTGTATAGACACCAGTAAAGAGGTTTTACAAAAGCTAAATAAAATAATACTAGAAAAAAATATTACTAATATAAAAACAATAAATACAGATTATAAAAAATTATTAAGCAAAAAGAAATTTGTTGATTGTATTATAGCAAGTCATTTTTTAGATATGCATAATAATCTAGAGTTTTTAACAAGTAGATGTAATACTTTAGTAATAATTAAAAATACAGGTAAAAGAAAAGGATTATATGATTTTAAAAAACAAAAAATAGAGGATGTTGAAATAATTTTACAGGATAGAAAAATAGATTATAAAAAATTTATTTACAATGGGGAGTTTGGTCAACCCTTAAAAAGTCTTAAAGAAGCTAAGGAATATTATAATTCATACAGTAGTATTAAAATAGACGAAAATAATATAAAAAGAAAATTAATAAACATAGACAATAAAAAATATCCTTATTACTTACCTAAGTATAAAAATATAGGAATAGTTGTAATAGGCAGGTGA
- a CDS encoding ABC transporter ATP-binding protein, producing the protein MLEIKNLSFAYNEELVLENISFKVKEGTVLGLLGKNGAGKTTLFKIIFGMLNITKGEVLVDNIEINKLNPLERAKLIAYIPQSHYPTFNHRVLNVVEMGANTRANKFTGVSKEEKYNAYEKLKLLGISHLANRGYKEISGGERQLVLVARALMQDAKVLVMDEPTSNLDYGNQILILNKSKELASLGYTIIQSTHHPQFSYMFFDEVLVLHNKRILIKGNPKEVLTEGVLSKIYNINLHIEKLKYNGREEFMLIPEYKK; encoded by the coding sequence ATGTTAGAAATAAAGAATTTATCCTTTGCTTATAATGAAGAGTTAGTACTTGAAAATATTTCGTTTAAGGTAAAAGAAGGTACTGTTTTAGGTTTATTAGGAAAAAATGGAGCGGGTAAAACAACCTTATTTAAAATAATATTTGGTATGTTGAATATTACAAAGGGAGAGGTTTTAGTTGATAACATTGAAATTAACAAATTGAATCCTTTGGAAAGAGCAAAGTTAATTGCCTATATTCCTCAGTCCCATTATCCAACCTTTAACCATAGGGTACTTAATGTTGTAGAAATGGGAGCAAATACTAGGGCAAATAAATTTACAGGAGTAAGTAAAGAGGAAAAGTATAACGCCTACGAAAAACTAAAGCTACTTGGAATTTCTCATCTTGCCAATAGAGGTTATAAGGAGATTTCTGGTGGTGAAAGACAACTTGTTTTAGTTGCTAGAGCATTAATGCAGGACGCAAAAGTTCTTGTAATGGATGAACCAACATCTAATTTAGATTACGGCAATCAAATTTTAATATTAAACAAGTCCAAGGAATTAGCTAGCTTAGGATACACTATTATACAATCAACTCATCATCCCCAGTTTTCATATATGTTCTTTGATGAAGTATTAGTACTTCATAATAAGAGGATATTAATAAAAGGAAATCCTAAAGAAGTATTGACAGAGGGGGTTTTATCAAAAATATATAATATTAATCTCCATATAGAAAAGTTGAAATATAATGGCAGGGAAGAATTTATGTTAATACCGGAGTATAAAAAATGA
- a CDS encoding FecCD family ABC transporter permease, with protein sequence MYLLFIFLIILIIISFTIGRYPIYPKELFKYLLSIFNGNIENIPSEIITIITQIRAPRIIAAVFVGAALSIAGSNYQALFQNPMVSPDILGASQGAGFGAALGLFFTLGYSTTSFLAFSMGIIAVTITYLVSLKFKIDRILGLVLSGMTIGSIFSALISFIKLIADTDNTLPSITYWLMGSLASTKIGDLKLIIPPVTLGIVISMILKWRMNLLTMGEEEALTMGVNVKVVRLLVVVSTTLMTSACVSITGMIGWVGLIIPHFSRILVGNDYRFVVPTSGLVGATFLLIIDNIARTVATSEIPIGILTSFIGAPLFLYLIFKKGYD encoded by the coding sequence ATGTATCTACTATTTATTTTTTTGATTATTTTAATAATAATATCCTTTACAATAGGAAGATATCCTATTTATCCTAAAGAATTATTTAAATATTTACTGTCGATTTTTAATGGAAATATAGAAAACATCCCATCGGAAATTATTACGATTATTACACAAATAAGAGCTCCTAGAATTATAGCTGCGGTTTTTGTTGGAGCAGCCTTATCAATAGCGGGTTCAAACTACCAAGCTTTATTTCAAAACCCAATGGTTTCACCTGACATTCTTGGAGCTAGTCAAGGTGCAGGATTTGGAGCAGCACTGGGGCTGTTTTTCACTTTAGGATATTCTACCACTTCCTTTTTAGCATTTAGTATGGGAATAATTGCTGTAACTATTACATATCTTGTAAGCTTAAAATTTAAAATAGATAGAATTCTAGGTTTGGTTTTATCGGGAATGACAATAGGTTCTATTTTTTCTGCCCTAATTAGCTTTATTAAATTAATTGCCGATACTGACAACACGCTACCTTCTATTACCTATTGGTTAATGGGGTCTTTAGCATCAACTAAAATAGGGGATTTAAAACTAATAATACCTCCAGTAACATTGGGAATAGTTATTTCTATGATATTAAAATGGAGGATGAACCTACTTACAATGGGAGAGGAAGAGGCTTTAACCATGGGTGTAAATGTAAAAGTAGTTAGATTATTGGTAGTTGTATCAACTACTTTAATGACTTCTGCTTGTGTTTCTATAACAGGAATGATTGGTTGGGTAGGGTTAATAATTCCACATTTTTCTAGAATATTAGTAGGAAATGATTATAGATTTGTTGTACCAACATCGGGTTTAGTAGGAGCGACTTTTTTATTGATTATAGATAATATTGCCAGAACTGTTGCTACTTCTGAAATACCAATTGGCATTTTAACATCTTTTATAGGTGCACCATTATTTTTATATTTAATTTTTAAGAAAGGTTACGATTAA
- a CDS encoding HU family DNA-binding protein — protein sequence MNKSELLSKMSEKSNLTKVESERALNAFIETVTETLAAGDKVQLVGFGTFESRARKAREGRNPRNPEQKIQIPASNAPVFKAGKSLKEAVNK from the coding sequence ATGAATAAATCAGAATTATTAAGTAAAATGTCAGAAAAAAGTAATCTTACTAAAGTAGAATCAGAAAGAGCATTAAATGCTTTTATAGAAACTGTTACAGAAACTTTAGCAGCAGGGGATAAGGTACAATTAGTTGGATTTGGTACTTTCGAATCAAGAGCTAGAAAAGCAAGAGAAGGAAGAAATCCAAGAAATCCAGAACAAAAAATACAAATACCTGCATCAAATGCACCAGTATTTAAAGCTGGAAAATCATTAAAAGAAGCGGTTAATAAATAA
- a CDS encoding SurA N-terminal domain-containing protein: protein MKNKIIKIAAGIMTLSLILTGCGGSKPKNAIAKVGDKYITAEDVNTNFQGAVSQQMMYTGVNPFDESTEEGKEAALNQRKEILEGLIFNETALKLAESKKINIEEEEVEKAIDDQVEQAGGKEAVNEMLKAQGMTEEEFREEMKEYFNIQMTFSKLQEKLEEELTPSDKEIDKKLEEDKDNYLPVYNADHILYSTKDDTNETITDEAEIAKIKEEAQAVLEQVNSGEVSFQDKFDEIKNKNDASMENPSEEGEGEIAKTVGNTALLAQPLGDFGEEAMVETFTEAVKKMEPETINSELVETEFGYHIIRLNSKATEISEASEDYLKNVKAQISTNLLNEKINEEIEKEEKALKIKYYDKDGKEVDDMEKALKSFDFNKISEEQAKEAEEKAKKNEKSTEAKEEEKSTESTEQSSTENTAETTESTENTEKSE from the coding sequence TTGAAAAACAAGATAATAAAAATTGCAGCAGGGATAATGACGCTTTCATTAATTTTAACCGGTTGTGGTGGTTCCAAACCAAAAAATGCCATAGCTAAAGTTGGAGATAAGTATATAACAGCAGAAGATGTTAATACTAATTTTCAAGGGGCAGTATCACAGCAGATGATGTACACAGGTGTAAATCCATTTGATGAAAGTACAGAAGAAGGCAAGGAAGCAGCATTAAATCAAAGAAAAGAAATATTAGAAGGTTTGATTTTTAATGAAACAGCTTTAAAACTAGCAGAGAGTAAAAAAATAAATATAGAAGAAGAAGAAGTTGAAAAAGCTATTGACGACCAAGTAGAACAAGCTGGTGGAAAAGAAGCAGTAAATGAAATGTTAAAAGCTCAAGGCATGACAGAAGAAGAATTTAGGGAAGAAATGAAAGAATATTTCAATATTCAAATGACATTTTCTAAGTTGCAAGAAAAATTAGAAGAAGAATTAACTCCTTCAGATAAAGAAATAGATAAGAAATTAGAAGAAGATAAGGATAATTACCTACCGGTTTATAATGCAGACCATATTTTATATTCAACAAAAGATGATACAAATGAAACTATAACAGATGAAGCTGAAATAGCTAAAATAAAAGAAGAAGCTCAGGCTGTTTTAGAACAAGTTAATTCAGGTGAAGTTTCTTTCCAAGATAAATTTGATGAAATTAAAAATAAAAATGATGCATCAATGGAAAATCCTTCAGAAGAAGGAGAAGGGGAAATTGCAAAAACAGTAGGAAACACAGCTTTACTTGCACAACCATTAGGTGACTTTGGAGAAGAAGCAATGGTAGAAACATTTACAGAAGCTGTAAAGAAAATGGAACCGGAAACTATTAATTCTGAACTAGTTGAGACTGAATTTGGTTACCATATAATAAGATTAAATTCTAAAGCAACAGAAATTTCAGAAGCAAGTGAAGATTATCTAAAAAATGTTAAGGCACAAATATCTACAAATTTATTAAATGAAAAAATCAATGAAGAAATAGAAAAAGAAGAAAAAGCTTTAAAAATCAAATATTATGATAAAGATGGTAAAGAAGTAGATGATATGGAAAAAGCTTTAAAATCTTTTGACTTTAATAAAATAAGTGAGGAACAAGCAAAAGAAGCAGAAGAAAAAGCTAAGAAAAATGAAAAATCTACAGAAGCTAAAGAAGAGGAAAAATCAACAGAAAGTACTGAACAATCCTCTACTGAAAATACTGCAGAAACAACAGAATCAACAGAAAATACTGAGAAATCTGAGTAA